A DNA window from Pogona vitticeps strain Pit_001003342236 chromosome 2, PviZW2.1, whole genome shotgun sequence contains the following coding sequences:
- the LOC144587361 gene encoding uncharacterized protein LOC144587361 has protein sequence MMNRRRGISQDHLGHPGQELIFKQENRELKIQEDRNGHQMKEVTQGRQHIKACHLSRQQITHAGEKLYPCMECGKSFSHSGALRSHQRTHTGEKPYKCMECGKSFSQSSNLRRHQRTHTGEKPHKCTECGKCFSLRGNLRKHEGTHTGEKPHKCLECGKSFNHSGVLWRHQRTHTGEKPHKCMECGKTFSQSGNLRLHQRTHTGEKPHKCMECGKSFIDSGKLRLHERIHTGEKPYKCMECGKGFTQNGSLRLHQRTHTGEKPHKCMECGKSFISSGTLRTHQSTHTGEKPHKCIECGKSFSHSGVLRLHERTHTGEKPHKCMECGKSFISSGELRLHERTHTGEKPHKCMECGKSFIDSGKLRLHERTHTGEKPHKCMECGKTFSQSSTLRVHQRIHTGEKPHKCMECGKSFSHSGKLRLHERTHTGEKPHKCMECGKSFCCSGDLRKHERTHTGERPHKCMECGKSFTQNGHLRLHERTHTGEKPHKCMECGKSFISSGELRLHERTHTGEKPYKCVECGKGFSRSNVLRLHERTHTGEKPHKCMECGKGFSHRGNLSKHERAHTGEKPYKCMECGKSFISSGELRFHQRTHTGEKPYKCMQCGKSFSYCSNLRSHQRIHTGEKPHE, from the coding sequence atgatgaacaggagaagaggaatttCCCAAGACCACCTGGGGCATCCTGGGCAGGAACTCATattcaagcaagaaaacagagaattgaaaatccAAGAGGATAGGAATGGACATCAAATGAAAGAAGTAACGCAGGGGAGACAGCACATAAaagcatgtcacctcagtagacaaCAAATAACTCATGCAGGAgagaaactgtatccatgtatggaatgtggaaagagcttcagtcacagtggtgccctcaggtcacatcaaagaactcacactggggagaaaccatataaatgcatggaatgtgggaaaagcttcagtcagagttCTAACCTCAggagacatcaaagaactcacactggggagaaaccacataaatgcacggaatgtggaaagtgcttcagtcttAGAGgtaaccttaggaaacatgaaggaactcacactggggagaaaccacataaatgcttggaatgtggaaagagcttcaatcacagTGGTGTCCTTTggagacatcaaaggactcacactggggagaaaccacataaatgcatggaatgtggaaagacctttagtcagagtggtaaccttaggttacatcaaaggactcacactggggagaaaccacataaatgcatggaatgtggaaagagcttcattgacagtggtaagcttaggttacatgaaagaattcacactggggagaaaccatataaatgcatggaatgtggaaaaggctTCACTCAGAATGGtagccttaggttacatcaaaggactcacactggagagaaaccacataaatgcatggaatgtggaaagagctttatttcaagtggtacccttaggacacatcaaagtactcacactggggagaaaccacataaatgcatagaatgtggaaagagctttagtcacagtggtgtcctgaggttacatgaaagaactcacactggggagaaaccacataaatgcatggaatgtggaaagagctttatttcgagtggtgaacttaggttacatgaaagaactcacactggggagaaaccacataaatgcatggaatgtggaaagagcttcattgacagtggtaagcttaggttacatgaaagaactcacactggggagaaaccacataaatgcatggaatgtggaaagacctttagtcagaGTTCTACCCTCAGggtacatcaaagaattcacactggagagaaaccacataaatgcatggaatgtggaaagagcttcagtcacagtggtaagcttaggttacatgaaagaactcacactggggagaaaccacataaatgcatggagtgcggaaagagctttTGTTGTAGTGGTGatcttaggaaacatgaaagaactcacactggggagagaccacataaatgcatggaatgtggaaaaagcttcactcagaatggtcatcttaggttacatgaaagaactcacactggggagaaaccacataaatgcatggaatgtggaaagagctttatttcgagtggtgaacttaggttacatgaaagaactcacactggggagaagccatataaatgtgtggaatgtggaaagggctttagtCGCAGTAATGTCCTTAgattacatgaaagaactcacactggggagaaaccacataaatgcatggaatgtggaaagggctttagtCACAGAGGTAACCTTAGTAAACATGAAAGAgctcacactggtgagaaaccatataaatgtatggaatgtggaaagagctttatttcaagtgGTGAACTGAggttccatcaaagaactcacactggggagaagccctataaatgcatgcaatgtggaaaaagcttcagttaCTGTAGTAACctcaggtcacatcaaagaatacatactggagagaaaccacatgaatga